The Shewanella sp. NFH-SH190041 genome has a window encoding:
- the lpdA gene encoding dihydrolipoyl dehydrogenase, giving the protein MSNQIKTQVVVLGAGPAGYSAAFRAADLGLETVIVERYSTLGGVCLNVGCIPSKALLHVAKVIEEAKMVGNHGITFGAPQIDLDKLRDYKNQVIGQLTGGLGGMSKMRKVNVVNGVAAFTGANSMDVTAADGTVTTVTFDNAIIAAGSRPIQLPFIPHEDPRIWDSTDALELKEIPEKLLVMGGGIIGLEMGTVYHALGSQIDVVEMFDQVIPAADKDVIRTFTKQIKNKFNLMLETKVTAVEAKEDGIYVSMEGKKAPAEAVRYDAVLVAIGRVPNGKLISADKAGVNVDERGFINVDKQMRTNVPHIFAIGDIVGQPMLAHKGVHEGHVAAEVIAGKKHYFDPKVIPSIAYTEPEVAWVGLTEKEAKEQNIAYETAIFPWAASGRAIASDAADGMTKLIFDKDSHRIIGGAIVGTNGGELLGEIGLAIEMGCDAEDIALTIHAHPTLHESVGLAAEVYEGSITDLPNPKAKKKK; this is encoded by the coding sequence ATGAGTAATCAAATTAAAACTCAGGTAGTTGTTTTAGGCGCTGGCCCAGCCGGCTATTCTGCTGCATTCCGCGCAGCCGATCTGGGTCTAGAGACCGTGATTGTTGAGCGTTACAGCACCTTGGGTGGTGTCTGTCTGAACGTTGGCTGTATTCCGTCCAAAGCTCTGCTGCACGTTGCCAAGGTGATTGAAGAAGCCAAAATGGTTGGCAATCACGGTATCACTTTCGGTGCGCCTCAGATTGATCTTGATAAGCTGCGTGATTATAAAAACCAGGTTATCGGTCAACTGACCGGTGGTTTGGGCGGCATGTCCAAAATGCGTAAAGTTAATGTGGTTAATGGTGTTGCGGCCTTTACCGGTGCCAATAGCATGGATGTTACTGCTGCCGATGGTACTGTGACCACTGTGACCTTTGATAACGCTATTATTGCTGCGGGTTCTCGTCCTATTCAGCTGCCATTTATTCCCCATGAAGATCCGCGTATTTGGGACTCAACCGATGCCTTGGAACTGAAAGAAATCCCAGAAAAATTACTGGTAATGGGCGGCGGAATTATCGGTTTAGAAATGGGCACGGTTTACCATGCCTTGGGTAGCCAGATTGATGTGGTTGAGATGTTTGACCAAGTTATCCCCGCGGCTGATAAAGATGTTATTCGCACCTTTACCAAACAGATTAAGAACAAATTTAATCTGATGCTGGAAACCAAGGTAACAGCAGTTGAGGCCAAAGAAGATGGCATTTATGTCTCGATGGAAGGCAAAAAAGCCCCAGCAGAGGCGGTGCGTTATGATGCTGTTCTGGTTGCCATTGGCCGGGTACCAAATGGTAAATTAATTAGTGCCGATAAGGCTGGTGTTAATGTTGATGAGCGTGGTTTTATCAATGTTGATAAGCAGATGCGCACCAATGTTCCGCATATTTTTGCCATCGGTGATATCGTTGGTCAGCCAATGCTGGCACACAAAGGGGTACATGAAGGTCATGTGGCTGCCGAAGTGATCGCAGGTAAGAAGCATTACTTTGATCCTAAGGTTATCCCATCAATCGCCTACACTGAGCCAGAAGTGGCTTGGGTCGGCTTGACTGAGAAAGAAGCCAAAGAGCAAAACATTGCTTATGAAACCGCTATCTTCCCTTGGGCTGCCAGTGGCCGGGCTATTGCCTCTGATGCCGCTGATGGTATGACTAAGCTGATTTTTGATAAAGACAGCCACAGAATCATTGGCGGAGCCATTGTCGGTACTAACGGTGGCGAGTTGCTGGGTGAAATTGGCTTGGCGATTGAAATGGGTTGTGATGCAGAAGATATCGCGTTGACCATTCATGCCCACCCAACGCTGCATGAGTCCGTGGGGCTGGCAGCAGAAGTCTATGAAGGTTCGATTACTGATTTGCCGAATCCAAAGGCGAAAAAGAAAAAATAA
- the aceF gene encoding pyruvate dehydrogenase complex dihydrolipoyllysine-residue acetyltransferase yields MAIEINVPDIGADEVEVTEIMVSVGDRVEEEQSLITVEGDKASMEVPAPQAGVVTAIKINVGDKVVTGSLIMEFASEAAEPAAPAAQPVAEAAPVAEPSAAALQEVFVPDIGGDEVDVTEIMVAVGDQVEAEQSLITVEGDKASMEVPAPFAGTVKELKVAIGDKVATGSLIMVFEVAGAAPAPAPVAKVETPVAAPAQAPAQVSAPSTAPASSVADGFVENHEYAHASPVIRRLAREFGVNLAKVKGSGRKGRVVREDVQSYIKDALKRLESGTAGAADGAGLGLLPWPKVDFSKFGETEVQPLSRIKKISGANLHRNWVMIPHITQFDEADITELEAFRKAENAAEAKKDSGMKITPLVFIMKAVAKSLQAFPSFNASLSEDGENLILKKYINIGIAVDTPNGLVVPVVRDVNLKGIHELSRELMEISKKARAGKLTASDMQGGCFTISSLGGLGGTAFTPIVNAPEVGILGVSKSEMKPKWNGKEFEPRLMLPLSLSYDHRVIDGAEGAKFITYLNGVLSDIRKLIL; encoded by the coding sequence ATGGCAATTGAAATCAATGTTCCTGACATCGGTGCTGATGAGGTTGAAGTCACTGAAATCATGGTTAGCGTCGGTGACCGGGTGGAAGAAGAACAGTCACTGATCACTGTTGAAGGTGATAAAGCTTCTATGGAAGTGCCAGCACCTCAGGCAGGTGTCGTCACTGCGATTAAAATCAATGTGGGCGATAAGGTGGTGACCGGCTCACTGATTATGGAGTTTGCATCTGAGGCGGCAGAGCCCGCCGCTCCAGCAGCGCAGCCAGTAGCAGAAGCTGCACCGGTTGCTGAGCCAAGTGCGGCAGCACTGCAAGAAGTTTTTGTGCCGGATATCGGCGGTGACGAAGTGGATGTTACCGAGATCATGGTTGCCGTTGGCGATCAGGTTGAGGCTGAGCAGTCACTGATCACCGTTGAGGGCGACAAAGCCTCTATGGAAGTGCCTGCGCCATTTGCGGGTACTGTGAAAGAGTTGAAAGTGGCTATTGGTGATAAGGTAGCAACTGGCTCGCTGATTATGGTGTTCGAAGTTGCTGGCGCAGCGCCTGCACCGGCTCCGGTTGCCAAGGTGGAAACGCCTGTCGCTGCGCCGGCTCAAGCGCCTGCCCAGGTCAGCGCACCAAGCACAGCGCCGGCATCATCAGTTGCTGATGGATTTGTGGAAAACCATGAATATGCTCATGCCTCACCGGTTATCCGCCGTTTAGCACGGGAATTTGGCGTTAATCTCGCCAAAGTTAAGGGCTCTGGCCGTAAGGGACGTGTCGTGCGGGAAGACGTGCAGAGCTACATTAAAGATGCGCTCAAACGTTTAGAATCCGGTACTGCTGGGGCGGCTGATGGTGCAGGTCTGGGGCTGTTGCCTTGGCCGAAAGTGGACTTTAGCAAGTTCGGTGAAACCGAAGTTCAGCCGCTGTCTCGCATCAAGAAAATTTCGGGTGCTAACCTGCACCGTAACTGGGTGATGATCCCACATATCACTCAGTTTGATGAAGCAGATATCACTGAGCTGGAAGCATTCCGTAAAGCGGAAAATGCCGCTGAAGCGAAGAAAGACTCTGGTATGAAGATCACTCCGCTGGTCTTTATCATGAAAGCGGTTGCCAAGTCATTGCAGGCCTTCCCGTCTTTCAACGCCTCTTTGTCTGAGGACGGTGAAAATCTGATCCTGAAGAAATACATCAATATTGGTATCGCGGTCGATACACCAAATGGTTTGGTTGTCCCTGTGGTTCGCGATGTAAATCTGAAAGGTATTCATGAGCTGTCCCGTGAGTTGATGGAAATCTCCAAAAAAGCCCGTGCCGGCAAACTGACTGCATCAGATATGCAGGGTGGCTGTTTTACAATCTCTAGCTTAGGTGGCTTGGGCGGTACTGCATTTACCCCGATTGTGAATGCACCTGAAGTGGGTATTTTGGGTGTCTCTAAGTCAGAGATGAAGCCAAAATGGAACGGTAAAGAGTTTGAACCTCGGCTGATGCTGCCATTGTCCCTGTCTTATGATCACCGGGTGATTGATGGCGCGGAAGGGGCCAAGTTTATTACTTATCTCAACGGCGTATTGTCAGATATTCGCAAACTCATTCTGTAA
- the aceE gene encoding pyruvate dehydrogenase (acetyl-transferring), homodimeric type, with protein sequence MSENMLQDLDPTETQEWLAALESVVREEGVERAQYLLEQVMEQARLGGVDMPTGITTNYVNTIPANQEPAYPGDVNLERRIRSIIRWNAIMIVLRASKKDLELGGHMASYQSSAAFYETCFNHFFRAPNAKDGGDLVYYQGHISPGIYARAFVEGRLTAEQLDNFRQEVDGKGIPSYPHPKLMPEFWQFPTVSMGLGPISAIYQARFLKYLDGRGLKDTSEQRVYAFLGDGEMDEPESRGAISFAAREKLDNLCFLINCNLQRLDGPVMGNGKIIQELEGLFKGAGWNVIKVVWGSGWDKLLAKDTTGKLLQLMNETVDGDYQTYKAKNGAYVREHFFGKYPETAALVADMTDEEIFALKRGGHEPSKLYAAFKAAQENKGRPTVILAKTVKGYGMGDAAEGKNIAHQVKKMDMSHVMKMRDRLGLQSLISDEEVKSLPYLTLEEGSPEYNYLHARRNALHGYTPQRLPKFTQQLEIPALDHFQPLLEEQKRDISTTMGFVRALNVLLKDKAIGKNIVPIIADEARTFGMEGLFRQIGIYNPHGQQYTPQDRDIVSYYKEATSGQVLQEGINELGAMSSWVAAATSYSTNDLPMIPFYVYYSMFGFQRVGDMAWMAGDQQARGFLLGGTAGRTTLNGEGLQHEDGHSHVLASTVPNCISYDPTYVYEVAVIMQDGLRRMYGEQENVYYYITLMNENYAQPAMPQGAEEGIRKGIYKLESLSGSQGKVQLMGSGTILNEVRKAAQILSEEYGVASDVYSVTSFNELARDGQACERHNMLNPLADEQTPYIASVMGTEPAIVATDYIKNYAEQVRGYIPAESYRVLGTDGFGRSDSRDNLRRHFEVNASYVVVAALTELAKRGDIEKSVVAQAIEKFNINTQKVNPLYA encoded by the coding sequence ATGTCTGAAAATATGCTACAAGACCTAGATCCAACCGAAACCCAAGAATGGCTCGCAGCGCTGGAGTCCGTTGTCCGCGAAGAAGGCGTTGAGCGTGCCCAATATCTGCTTGAGCAGGTAATGGAACAAGCCCGTTTGGGTGGTGTGGATATGCCAACCGGTATCACAACCAATTATGTTAATACCATTCCAGCCAATCAGGAGCCTGCTTACCCTGGGGATGTTAATCTAGAGCGTCGTATCCGCTCCATCATCCGCTGGAATGCCATTATGATTGTGTTGCGGGCATCCAAAAAAGACTTGGAATTGGGTGGCCATATGGCATCTTACCAGTCTTCAGCAGCTTTCTATGAGACCTGTTTTAACCATTTCTTCCGTGCCCCTAACGCCAAAGATGGCGGTGACTTAGTCTATTATCAGGGTCATATTTCTCCCGGCATTTATGCCCGCGCTTTTGTTGAAGGCCGTTTGACCGCAGAGCAGCTGGATAACTTCCGTCAGGAAGTTGATGGCAAAGGCATTCCTTCTTACCCTCACCCTAAATTAATGCCTGAATTCTGGCAGTTCCCAACCGTATCCATGGGCCTTGGCCCTATCAGCGCCATTTATCAGGCCCGTTTCCTGAAATACCTTGATGGCCGTGGGTTGAAAGACACCAGTGAGCAACGGGTTTATGCTTTCTTGGGTGACGGCGAAATGGATGAGCCGGAAAGCCGTGGTGCTATCTCATTTGCGGCCCGGGAAAAGTTGGATAACCTGTGCTTCCTGATTAACTGTAACCTGCAGCGCCTTGATGGCCCTGTAATGGGGAACGGCAAAATCATTCAGGAACTGGAAGGCTTGTTCAAAGGCGCCGGTTGGAATGTGATCAAAGTGGTTTGGGGTAGCGGTTGGGATAAACTGCTGGCCAAAGACACGACAGGTAAACTGCTGCAGTTGATGAATGAAACTGTGGATGGCGATTACCAAACTTATAAAGCGAAAAATGGCGCCTATGTGCGTGAGCATTTCTTCGGTAAGTATCCAGAAACTGCGGCACTGGTTGCCGATATGACAGATGAAGAGATCTTTGCGCTGAAGCGTGGTGGTCATGAACCATCTAAGTTGTATGCCGCCTTCAAGGCTGCCCAAGAGAACAAAGGGCGTCCTACTGTGATCCTGGCCAAAACCGTAAAAGGTTATGGTATGGGTGATGCGGCAGAAGGCAAAAATATTGCGCACCAAGTGAAAAAGATGGATATGAGTCACGTGATGAAAATGCGTGACCGCCTGGGATTGCAGAGCCTGATTTCTGATGAAGAAGTGAAATCTCTGCCTTACCTGACCTTGGAAGAGGGCAGCCCAGAATATAACTATCTGCATGCGCGCCGTAATGCATTGCATGGTTATACCCCACAGCGTTTGCCTAAATTTACCCAGCAGTTGGAAATCCCAGCACTGGATCACTTCCAGCCTCTGCTGGAAGAGCAAAAGCGTGATATTTCCACCACTATGGGCTTTGTCCGCGCACTGAACGTGCTGTTGAAAGATAAAGCCATTGGTAAAAATATCGTGCCAATTATTGCTGATGAGGCCCGTACGTTCGGTATGGAAGGGCTATTCCGTCAGATTGGTATCTATAACCCTCACGGCCAGCAGTACACACCACAGGATCGGGATATTGTTTCTTACTATAAAGAAGCCACTTCTGGTCAGGTGCTGCAGGAAGGGATTAACGAGCTGGGCGCGATGTCTTCTTGGGTGGCTGCGGCAACCTCATACAGCACCAATGATCTGCCGATGATTCCTTTCTACGTCTACTACTCCATGTTCGGCTTCCAGCGGGTTGGCGATATGGCTTGGATGGCGGGTGATCAACAGGCACGCGGCTTCTTACTCGGCGGTACTGCCGGTCGTACCACGCTCAATGGTGAAGGTCTACAGCACGAAGATGGCCACAGCCATGTACTGGCGAGCACGGTTCCTAACTGCATCTCTTATGATCCGACTTATGTTTATGAAGTCGCAGTGATTATGCAAGATGGTCTGCGCCGCATGTATGGCGAACAGGAGAATGTGTACTACTACATTACCCTGATGAATGAAAACTATGCTCAGCCAGCGATGCCGCAGGGCGCAGAAGAGGGTATCCGTAAGGGTATTTACAAGCTGGAGTCTCTGTCTGGTAGTCAGGGTAAAGTTCAGCTGATGGGCTCAGGCACTATTTTGAATGAAGTGCGCAAAGCAGCTCAAATCCTCAGTGAAGAGTATGGTGTGGCATCTGATGTTTACAGCGTAACCTCCTTCAATGAGTTGGCCCGTGATGGCCAAGCCTGTGAGCGTCACAATATGCTCAATCCTCTGGCTGACGAGCAGACTCCTTATATTGCTAGCGTGATGGGCACAGAGCCTGCCATCGTGGCAACTGATTATATTAAAAATTACGCTGAGCAGGTTCGTGGTTATATTCCTGCTGAGTCTTACCGTGTGCTGGGTACTGATGGTTTCGGCCGCAGTGACAGTCGTGACAACCTGCGCCGCCACTTCGAAGTGAACGCCAGTTATGTTGTGGTTGCTGCGTTGACTGAACTGGCCAAGCGCGGAGATATTGAGAAATCTGTGGTGGCTCAAGCTATCGAGAAATTCAATATCAACACTCAGAAAGTAAACCCACTGTACGCGTAA
- the pdhR gene encoding pyruvate dehydrogenase complex transcriptional repressor PdhR, translating into MAYSKINQPKLSDVIMQQLERMILEGSLQPGQKLLPERELATQFEVSRPSLREAIQKLEAKGLLTRRQGGGTYVKEQLWQSLADPVVELMQNDPESQYDLLEFRHATEGMMAYFAALRGTDADMQNIKRMILEVEAAKEIDDQAQAIVHFYRAIAEASHNVAMLHLVLSLSPVLHKNVAQNLELLSRREEASTMANEHRRALLAAIVRRDPEAAREASNEHLSYIEEVMLAVREEDSRLQRSLRRLKGGI; encoded by the coding sequence ATGGCTTATAGCAAAATTAACCAGCCAAAGCTTTCCGATGTGATTATGCAGCAGTTGGAAAGGATGATTCTTGAAGGTAGCTTGCAGCCAGGACAGAAACTTCTGCCCGAGCGTGAATTGGCCACCCAATTTGAAGTATCCCGTCCTTCCCTGCGTGAAGCCATTCAGAAATTAGAAGCCAAAGGTTTGTTAACTCGTCGCCAGGGTGGTGGTACCTATGTCAAGGAACAGCTCTGGCAAAGTCTTGCCGATCCCGTTGTAGAACTGATGCAAAACGATCCAGAAAGTCAGTATGACTTACTGGAGTTCCGTCATGCCACTGAAGGCATGATGGCATATTTTGCCGCATTGCGAGGCACTGATGCGGATATGCAGAATATCAAACGCATGATCCTCGAAGTCGAAGCCGCCAAGGAAATAGATGATCAGGCGCAGGCCATTGTTCATTTTTACCGTGCGATAGCTGAAGCGTCCCACAATGTTGCTATGTTGCATCTGGTATTAAGTTTATCGCCTGTGCTGCACAAGAATGTGGCACAGAATCTGGAACTTCTGAGCCGTCGTGAAGAAGCCTCCACCATGGCGAATGAACATAGACGCGCCCTATTGGCCGCCATTGTTCGCCGTGACCCTGAAGCAGCAAGAGAAGCCTCTAACGAACACTTAAGTTATATCGAAGAGGTGATGTTAGCTGTTCGGGAAGAAGATAGTCGGCTGCAGCGCAGTTTGCGTCGCTTGAAAGGCGGAATTTAA
- the ampE gene encoding beta-lactamase regulator AmpE — MALFSLLVAILVERLKVLPASLQFDHLLQRYHNLLFRDDSRVSSAKMAVALVLPAVIVYILGWLVAGLFWGVLSLALWVIIAVLCFSHHQQRQAFKRYVQAACRGDLQACFHYAAQMDPTEDEQPDCHQELACRVGQSVAWINYRYYGAIALYFIFAGPVGAVLYCTVRFYGESNCRNQIKLPLVDTLLLVLDWLPARLFAFGYALCGEFRRAIEMWRKQSFSVKTPARDIIVNTAMAAEPMACEQSSELSLQPTIAMLALSKRNFILLVTLLSLLTIFGVVN; from the coding sequence ATGGCTTTGTTTTCTCTGTTGGTCGCCATTTTAGTTGAGCGACTGAAAGTACTGCCGGCTTCGCTGCAGTTTGATCATCTGCTGCAGCGTTATCATAACCTGCTATTTCGGGACGACAGCCGGGTCAGCAGTGCAAAAATGGCAGTGGCTCTCGTATTGCCCGCTGTGATTGTTTATATATTGGGCTGGTTAGTGGCTGGATTGTTCTGGGGTGTTTTATCACTTGCGCTCTGGGTCATTATTGCTGTGTTGTGTTTTAGTCATCATCAGCAGCGGCAGGCATTTAAACGTTACGTTCAGGCCGCTTGCCGTGGCGATTTACAAGCTTGTTTTCATTATGCGGCCCAGATGGACCCAACGGAGGATGAGCAACCTGATTGTCATCAGGAGTTGGCGTGTCGGGTTGGGCAGAGTGTTGCTTGGATTAACTACCGTTATTATGGGGCCATTGCACTGTATTTCATTTTTGCCGGACCAGTCGGTGCCGTGTTGTATTGCACGGTGCGTTTTTATGGTGAGTCCAATTGCCGCAATCAGATCAAGCTGCCTTTAGTCGATACCCTGTTATTGGTGCTCGATTGGCTACCTGCCCGGTTGTTCGCATTTGGCTATGCATTATGTGGCGAATTTCGCCGGGCGATTGAAATGTGGCGTAAGCAGAGCTTTAGTGTGAAAACACCCGCCCGGGATATCATTGTTAATACTGCAATGGCGGCAGAGCCTATGGCTTGTGAGCAGAGTTCTGAATTGAGTTTGCAACCAACCATAGCAATGCTTGCTTTGAGCAAGCGTAACTTCATCCTATTGGTCACTTTATTATCTTTGCTGACCATTTTTGGTGTTGTGAACTAG
- the ampD gene encoding 1,6-anhydro-N-acetylmuramyl-L-alanine amidase AmpD, which produces MTQPDLHPAPLGWYSCARHTPSPYFNARPAGDAGEISLLVIHNISLPAGQFGLPYIEALFLGCLDCSVDDSFAELAGLEVSAHFLIRRDGELIQFVSCNDRAWHAGVSKFHGRCNCNDFAIGIELEGTDLSGFTSAQYARLITLTRQLQRDYPKIVSSRIVGHSDIAPGRKTDPGSGFDWQRYRAALD; this is translated from the coding sequence ATGACCCAGCCAGATCTTCACCCTGCACCTTTAGGGTGGTATTCCTGTGCCAGGCACACTCCTTCCCCTTATTTTAATGCTCGTCCGGCAGGGGACGCCGGTGAAATCAGCCTGTTGGTGATCCACAATATCAGCTTGCCTGCCGGGCAATTCGGTTTGCCTTATATTGAAGCACTGTTTCTTGGCTGTTTAGATTGCAGCGTGGATGACAGTTTTGCAGAGTTGGCTGGGTTGGAAGTCTCAGCACATTTTCTTATCCGTCGAGATGGTGAATTAATTCAGTTCGTTAGTTGTAATGACCGTGCTTGGCATGCCGGGGTGTCGAAATTTCACGGTCGTTGCAACTGTAATGATTTTGCTATCGGTATTGAGCTGGAAGGGACGGATCTCAGTGGCTTTACCTCGGCTCAATATGCCAGATTGATTACTTTGACACGGCAATTGCAGCGGGATTATCCGAAGATAGTAAGCAGTCGTATTGTGGGACACAGTGATATTGCCCCGGGCCGTAAAACCGATCCCGGTTCGGGATTTGATTGGCAACGATATCGCGCTGCGTTGGATTAA
- the nadC gene encoding carboxylating nicotinate-nucleotide diphosphorylase, with protein MFENDIRLSVKAALDEDLGQQDANNGDITAQLIPADKYAEAALITREDGVFCGKAWAEQVFNQLGGKVALHWHVDDGDLVVANQVLCELSGPARAILTGERTAMNFIQTLSGVATLTKHYVDKLAGTRTMLLDTRKTIPGLRTAQKYAVTCGGGKNHRIGLFDAFLIKENHIMACGSIQAAVTAARAIHSSKPVEVEVESITELKQALDAGADIIMLDNFDITMMLDAVKINADYQANGAGAKLEVSGNVTIDTIAKFAQTGVDYISVGALTKHVRALDLSLRLKA; from the coding sequence ATGTTCGAAAATGATATCCGTCTCAGCGTAAAAGCCGCGCTGGATGAAGACCTGGGTCAACAGGATGCCAACAATGGCGACATTACCGCGCAGTTGATCCCGGCGGACAAATATGCCGAAGCGGCGCTGATCACCCGTGAAGATGGGGTCTTCTGCGGTAAGGCTTGGGCCGAGCAGGTATTTAACCAACTCGGTGGTAAAGTAGCGTTGCACTGGCATGTGGATGATGGCGATTTAGTGGTTGCCAATCAGGTGCTGTGTGAACTGTCCGGTCCTGCCCGTGCAATTCTGACCGGTGAGCGCACAGCAATGAACTTTATCCAAACACTATCCGGTGTCGCCACACTGACCAAGCATTATGTCGACAAGTTGGCAGGTACTCGCACCATGTTGCTTGATACCCGCAAAACCATTCCCGGGTTACGTACTGCGCAAAAATATGCCGTTACCTGTGGTGGCGGGAAGAATCATCGTATCGGCTTGTTTGATGCGTTTCTGATCAAAGAAAACCACATTATGGCTTGCGGCAGTATCCAAGCCGCGGTCACTGCGGCAAGAGCAATTCACAGCAGCAAGCCTGTCGAAGTGGAAGTAGAATCTATCACTGAGCTAAAGCAGGCATTAGATGCCGGGGCCGATATCATCATGTTAGATAATTTTGATATCACCATGATGCTGGATGCGGTCAAAATCAATGCTGATTACCAAGCTAATGGTGCCGGTGCCAAACTGGAAGTATCTGGTAATGTCACCATAGATACCATTGCCAAATTTGCCCAAACTGGGGTGGATTATATTTCTGTCGGCGCCCTGACCAAGCATGTGCGAGCGCTAGATTTATCTCTGCGTCTGAAAGCATAA
- a CDS encoding prepilin-type N-terminal cleavage/methylation domain-containing protein — translation MKGINTLNKNNQGFTLIELMIVVAIIGILAAIALPAYQNYTDKAKYTEIVQAASAYKTALEVCGQVEGAFNAENCGPGKGGVPADVGESGLVKSVAVTFDTNKALITVTPTAFGGVATTDTYVLTGTLAASKQITWADNCTKFC, via the coding sequence ATGAAAGGTATCAACACACTGAACAAAAACAACCAGGGTTTCACCCTGATCGAACTGATGATCGTAGTGGCCATTATCGGTATTTTGGCCGCCATCGCATTGCCTGCCTATCAAAATTATACTGACAAGGCCAAATATACTGAAATCGTTCAGGCAGCATCTGCGTATAAAACTGCTTTAGAAGTTTGTGGCCAAGTTGAAGGAGCTTTTAATGCTGAGAATTGTGGGCCAGGGAAGGGGGGGGTTCCCGCTGATGTAGGTGAATCAGGGCTCGTTAAGAGCGTAGCGGTTACATTCGACACAAATAAAGCTCTTATAACTGTGACACCAACGGCATTTGGTGGAGTAGCAACTACTGATACTTATGTACTAACCGGCACCTTGGCAGCTAGCAAACAAATCACTTGGGCTGATAACTGCACAAAATTCTGCTAA